The window CGGCCAAAACCGCCGCCGAGCAGATGATTGTGCACCACCACCTTCTCCGGCGGCAGGTCCAGCATCTTCGCGGCCACCGCCTGCACGCGCGAGAGCGCCTGGTTACCGACCCAGATTTCGCAGCCGTCGGCGCGAACATGCACGGTGCAGTTCATCGGCTCCATCGTCGCATGGGCGAGGAACGGCAGCTGATAGCTTGCCTCGAGTTTCGTCGCCGCGCCCGCCAGCGCCTTGTCGGCGTCGCCGATATTCTGCGCGACCGCGCCCGGCTTCGTGGTGGCGGCTTCGAGCTCGCGCGCGATATCTGACGTGGCGAGCTTGGCGTGCCCCCCCTCGTCCCACTCGATCGTGAGCGCCGCGAGACCTTTCTTCGCCGCCCCCATGTGATCGGCCACCACGGCGACCGCGTCATCGAGTTTCACGATCTGGCGCACGCCGTTGACGGCCTTCGCCGCCGCATCATCCACGCGCTTGACCCGCCCGCCGAACACCGGCGACTGCACCAGCGTCGCGACCTTCACGCCGGGCGGCCGCGCGTCGATGCCGTAGACGGCCGAGCCGTTGATCTTGGAGGGCGTATCGAGCCGCTTGGCCGGCGTGCCGATCAGCTTGAACTCGGCCGGGCTCTTCAGCGTCACGTTCTCCGGCACCGGCATCTGCGCCGCGTCGACCGCCAGTTCGCCGTAACCGAGCTTGCGTCCCGAGGCCGCATGAAGCACCTCGCCGTTCTCGGCGCGGCACGAGCCGGGTTCGACGTTCCAGTGTTTCGCCGCTGCCGCGACCAACATCGCTTTCGCCGTGGCGCCGGCTTTCCGCATCGGCTGCCAGGCGCCGCGCATCGCATTCGCATAGAGCTTGTCGCTCGGCGGCGCGTGCTCGAGCTGCACCTGCTTCAGGCCGATCTCGAGCTCCTCGGCGATCAGCATCGGGATCGAGGTGTAGGTGCCCTGCCCCATCTCGACATAGGGCATGGTGAGCACGACCTTGCCGTCGCCGCCGATCCGAATGAAGGCATTCGGCGCGAAGTCACCGGCGGCCGCGGCTTCGCTCTCGCTGCTCGCAAGCGGCAGGCTCACGCTCAGCAGCAGGCCGCCTCCAGCGATCGCGCTGGCGCGGAGGAAATTGCGCCGCGACAGGTCGGCGGCGCGCTCAGACAGATGGTCCATCAGTGTCATGGCTCAACCTCCCGACTGCGCGGCTTGCTTGATGGCTTCGCGAATGCGCACATACGTGCCGCAGCGACAGATGTTGCCCGACATCGCGTCGTCGATATCCGCGTCGGTCGGCTTCGGCTTGCTTGCGAGCAAGGCGGAGGCGGACATGATTTGCCCCGACTGGCAGTAGCCGCATTGCGGCACCTCGTGCGCGAGCCAGGCGTCCTGGATCTTCTTGCCCACCGGCGTCTTGCCGACCGCCTCGATGGTCGTGATCTTGGAGTCGCCGATGCTGTCGATCGTCGTGATGCAGGAGCGCACCGCGCTGTCATCGAGATGCACCGTGCAGGCGCCGCACAGCGCCATGCCGCAGCCGAACTTGGTGCCGGTCATGCCGAGCACGTCGCGCAGCACCCACAGCAGCGGCGTATCGCCATCGGCATCGACCGAATGACTGGTCCCATTGATGGTGATCTGGAAAGGCATCCTGACACTCCTGTCCTGGTTCGAGACCCGTCCGGACTGCGCCCCTCCGGGCGCAACCGCGACATTCCAAAGCGATCGAGCGCGCATTCGCGCCGATTGCTCACTCGTGGTAATAAATCCAATTCCAACGCTGCGTAAGCGGCGCGATGATGCGCAATGAAATAACCATTGGTTTATAATCCATGGACCGACTGACCAGTATGGCCGTGTTCGCCCGCGTCGCCGATCTCGGCTCCTTCACCGCGGCGGCCAAAGAGCTGCGGATCTCGCCGACCATGATCGGGAAGCATATCCGTTTTCTCGAGGACCGGCTCGGCTCGCAATTGATCAACCGGTCGACGCGGCGGCAGGGTCTCACCGAGCTCGGCCGCAGCTATCTCGATCACTGCAAGCATTTGCTGGAACAGGCCGAGGTCGGCGATGCGCTGGTCGAGGAGGCGTTGAGCGCGCCGCGCGGCAAGCTCCGCGTCGCGACCTCGGTCGCCTTCGGGTCGTACAGCCTGGCGCCTGCGCTGGTCCGCTTCATGAAGAGATATCCGGAAGTTTCGGTCGACCTCATCCTCAGCGACAGGATGGTCGATCTGCTCGAGGAAGGCCTCGACGCCGCGATCCGCGTCGGCACCCTGACCGACTCCACCATGATGTCGCGCTCGCTGTCGCCCTACACAGGAGTGGTGTGCGCCGCGCCGAGCTATCTCGCCGAACGCGGCACACCAACGCATCCGGGGGATCTCATCCACCATGAATGCCTGCACTATCCCGGCTGGTCGGACGGGCCGCGATGGACCTTCGTCGGGCCGGAGGGCGAAGTGCATGTCGATGTCGCGAGCCGCCTCTTCATCAACAACGCGTTCGGCATCCGCTATGCGGCGCTGGCCGGCGCCGGCATCGTGCTGATGCGCGACGAGC of the Bradyrhizobium quebecense genome contains:
- a CDS encoding xanthine dehydrogenase family protein molybdopterin-binding subunit is translated as MTLMDHLSERAADLSRRNFLRASAIAGGGLLLSVSLPLASSESEAAAAGDFAPNAFIRIGGDGKVVLTMPYVEMGQGTYTSIPMLIAEELEIGLKQVQLEHAPPSDKLYANAMRGAWQPMRKAGATAKAMLVAAAAKHWNVEPGSCRAENGEVLHAASGRKLGYGELAVDAAQMPVPENVTLKSPAEFKLIGTPAKRLDTPSKINGSAVYGIDARPPGVKVATLVQSPVFGGRVKRVDDAAAKAVNGVRQIVKLDDAVAVVADHMGAAKKGLAALTIEWDEGGHAKLATSDIARELEAATTKPGAVAQNIGDADKALAGAATKLEASYQLPFLAHATMEPMNCTVHVRADGCEIWVGNQALSRVQAVAAKMLDLPPEKVVVHNHLLGGGFGRRLEVDGVIRAVQIAKQVDAPVKVVWTREEDIQHDMYRPYWCDRIAVGLDAAGKPVAWNNRFAGSSVIARWAPPAFRNGLDPDTTEGAINLVYDIPNFHVEYVRVEPPGIPTAFWRSVGPSHNVFVTESVIDEMAAAAKQDPVEYRKALLGKSPRAKAALELAAAKAGWGGKLPAGRGRGVSLQFVFGSYLAQVAEVEVAKDGSVRVHRVVCAMDCGTVVNPDTVQAQLQSGINFGVTAALYGEITLKDGRIEQSNFDSYQMLRIDQAPAIEVHIVPSTEPPGGMGETGTSGIVPAISNAIFAATGKRLRKMPVDPAVLKQT
- a CDS encoding (2Fe-2S)-binding protein, translating into MPFQITINGTSHSVDADGDTPLLWVLRDVLGMTGTKFGCGMALCGACTVHLDDSAVRSCITTIDSIGDSKITTIEAVGKTPVGKKIQDAWLAHEVPQCGYCQSGQIMSASALLASKPKPTDADIDDAMSGNICRCGTYVRIREAIKQAAQSGG
- a CDS encoding LysR substrate-binding domain-containing protein, whose amino-acid sequence is MDRLTSMAVFARVADLGSFTAAAKELRISPTMIGKHIRFLEDRLGSQLINRSTRRQGLTELGRSYLDHCKHLLEQAEVGDALVEEALSAPRGKLRVATSVAFGSYSLAPALVRFMKRYPEVSVDLILSDRMVDLLEEGLDAAIRVGTLTDSTMMSRSLSPYTGVVCAAPSYLAERGTPTHPGDLIHHECLHYPGWSDGPRWTFVGPEGEVHVDVASRLFINNAFGIRYAALAGAGIVLMRDELLADDIAAGRLQVLLPNYSTQARARQILWPKNRKMTPKLRALIDFIVETYG